A single window of Pectobacterium parmentieri DNA harbors:
- the rplC gene encoding 50S ribosomal protein L3 → MIGLVGKKVGMTRIFTEDGVSIPVTVIEIEANRVTQVKDLANDGYRAVQVTTGAKKANRVTKPEAGHFAKAGVEAGRTLREFRLSEGEEFTIGQSISVEIFADVKKVDVTGTSKGKGFAGTVKRWNFRTQDATHGNSLSHRVPGSIGQNQTPGKVFKGKKMAGQLGNERVTVQSLDVVRVDAERNLLLVKGAVPGATGSDLIVKPAVKA, encoded by the coding sequence ATGATTGGTTTAGTCGGTAAAAAAGTGGGCATGACCCGTATCTTCACTGAAGATGGCGTATCTATCCCCGTAACCGTTATCGAAATTGAAGCAAACCGCGTAACTCAGGTTAAAGACCTGGCTAACGACGGTTACCGCGCTGTGCAAGTAACTACTGGTGCTAAAAAAGCAAACCGTGTTACCAAGCCAGAAGCAGGTCACTTTGCTAAAGCTGGTGTAGAAGCTGGCCGTACCCTGCGTGAATTCCGTCTGTCTGAAGGCGAAGAATTCACTATTGGTCAGAGCATCAGTGTTGAAATTTTCGCTGACGTTAAAAAAGTAGACGTTACTGGTACATCTAAAGGTAAAGGTTTTGCTGGCACAGTTAAGCGCTGGAATTTCCGTACTCAGGATGCTACCCACGGTAACTCCTTGTCCCACCGCGTTCCGGGTTCTATCGGTCAGAACCAGACTCCGGGCAAAGTGTTTAAAGGCAAGAAAATGGCAGGCCAGCTGGGTAACGAACGTGTAACTGTTCAGAGCCTGGACGTAGTGCGTGTTGACGCTGAGCGCAACCTGCTGCTGGTTAAAGGTGCTGTTCCGGGAGCTACCGGTAGCGACCTGATCGTTAAACCAGCTGTGAAGGCGTGA
- the rplD gene encoding 50S ribosomal protein L4 codes for MELVLKDAQSALTVSETTFGRDFNEALVHQVVVAYAAGARQGTRAQKTRAEVTGSGKKPWRQKGTGRARSGSAKSPIWRSGGVTFAAKPQDHSQKVNKKMYRGALKSILSELVRQDRLIVVETFSVEAPKTKLLAQKLKEMALEDVLIITGELDENLFLAARNLYKVDVRDAAAIDPVSLIAFDKVVMTADAVKQVEEMLA; via the coding sequence ATGGAATTAGTATTGAAAGACGCGCAAAGCGCGCTGACTGTTTCCGAAACTACCTTCGGTCGTGATTTCAACGAAGCGCTGGTACATCAGGTTGTTGTTGCTTATGCAGCAGGTGCCCGTCAAGGTACTCGCGCCCAGAAGACCCGTGCTGAAGTAACTGGTTCCGGTAAAAAACCTTGGCGTCAGAAAGGTACTGGCCGTGCGCGTTCAGGTTCTGCTAAGAGCCCGATCTGGCGTTCCGGTGGTGTGACCTTCGCTGCTAAGCCACAGGACCACAGTCAGAAAGTTAACAAGAAGATGTACCGCGGCGCGCTGAAAAGCATCCTGTCCGAACTGGTACGTCAAGATCGTCTGATCGTTGTCGAGACGTTTTCTGTAGAAGCACCGAAAACTAAGTTGCTGGCTCAGAAACTGAAAGAAATGGCACTGGAAGACGTGTTGATCATCACCGGTGAACTGGATGAGAATCTGTTCCTGGCTGCGCGTAACCTGTACAAGGTTGATGTGCGTGATGCAGCAGCAATCGACCCAGTTAGCCTGATCGCCTTCGACAAAGTCGTTATGACTGCTGATGCAGTTAAGCAAGTTGAGGAGATGCTGGCATGA